From Methanothrix sp., the proteins below share one genomic window:
- a CDS encoding DUF2180 family protein, with protein MRCYLCAIEGKTTEAVAICIVCGMGVCMDHLVRDEIEVWEGGYPFPSKKLKRKLPRILCKPCYAVYHEG; from the coding sequence ATGAGATGCTATCTCTGCGCCATCGAGGGCAAAACCACCGAGGCGGTCGCGATATGCATAGTCTGCGGGATGGGCGTCTGCATGGATCATCTCGTCAGGGATGAGATAGAGGTCTGGGAGGGAGGGTATCCCTTCCCCTCGAAGAAGCTGAAGAGAAAGCTTCCCAGGATCCTCTGCAAGCCATGCTACGCTGTATACCATGAGGGATGA
- the nth gene encoding endonuclease III, with protein sequence MELEPSGVSGRCLMSDDLLLKVMEILERAYGLPEARSVDPVDLLVMTILSQNTSDMNSGRAFEQLKSRFRSYDEILNASEDEIADAIRPGGLADIKAARIKGALERLREDFGSVELSPLQRMSPEEARSYLTSIPGIGPKTASVLMLFGFKMPAMPVDTHVYRVSRRIGLVPENASIEEVQRILEEITPREKYLSLHINLIRHGRLVCRARNPLCERCELAGLCRYMQAQRKQSQREQS encoded by the coding sequence ATGGAGCTGGAGCCTTCCGGAGTATCAGGCAGGTGCCTCATGTCTGATGATCTTCTCCTTAAAGTGATGGAGATCCTAGAGAGAGCATATGGTTTGCCTGAGGCCAGAAGCGTGGATCCCGTGGATCTCCTGGTTATGACGATACTCTCGCAGAACACCTCTGACATGAACTCCGGCAGGGCTTTTGAGCAGCTGAAGAGCAGATTCAGGAGCTATGATGAGATCCTGAATGCCTCTGAGGATGAGATCGCGGATGCGATCCGTCCGGGAGGCCTGGCAGATATAAAGGCTGCCAGGATCAAAGGGGCTCTCGAGAGGCTGAGAGAGGACTTCGGCTCTGTGGAACTCTCGCCGCTGCAGAGGATGAGCCCGGAGGAGGCAAGGAGCTACCTCACATCGATCCCCGGAATCGGGCCGAAGACAGCGTCTGTGCTCATGCTCTTCGGCTTCAAAATGCCTGCGATGCCGGTTGACACACACGTCTACCGCGTCTCAAGAAGGATAGGCCTTGTGCCGGAGAACGCGAGCATAGAGGAGGTGCAAAGAATCCTGGAGGAGATCACGCCGCGCGAGAAGTACCTGTCCCTTCACATCAACCTGATCCGCCACGGCAGGCTCGTCTGCAGGGCCAGGAATCCGCTCTGCGAGAGGTGCGAGCTGGCAGGCCTCTGCAGATACATGCAGGCGCAGCGCAAGCAGAGCCAGCGCGAGCAGAGCTGA
- a CDS encoding plasmid pRiA4b ORF-3 family protein: MNLKKDVPIYQLKITLDEIRPPVWRRVVVRGDITLLKLHKVIQAVMPWDDYHLHQFIVGDTCYSIPLPDDPLPSDVKNEARIRLSKIAPAEKIKFVYEYDFGDSWFHEILVEKILPPDPSLKHPVCLAGARSSPPEDCGGVSSYFEFLEAITDPNHPEHERMLDWVGRPFDPEMFDLEEANRLLSRIK; encoded by the coding sequence ATGAATTTAAAAAAAGATGTTCCGATCTATCAGCTCAAGATAACTCTGGATGAGATCAGGCCGCCGGTATGGCGCAGGGTGGTGGTCAGGGGAGACATCACGCTGCTGAAGCTGCATAAAGTCATCCAGGCTGTGATGCCTTGGGATGATTATCATCTCCACCAGTTCATCGTCGGGGATACCTGCTATTCGATTCCGTTGCCAGATGACCCTCTGCCCAGTGATGTTAAGAACGAAGCTCGCATCAGGCTCTCAAAGATTGCGCCCGCAGAGAAGATCAAATTCGTTTACGAGTACGATTTTGGAGATAGCTGGTTCCACGAGATACTTGTGGAGAAGATCCTGCCTCCAGATCCATCGCTGAAGCATCCTGTCTGTCTGGCAGGGGCGCGCTCCAGCCCACCCGAGGACTGCGGTGGTGTCAGCAGTTACTTCGAGTTCCTGGAGGCCATCACCGATCCAAATCATCCGGAGCACGAACGCATGCTGGACTGGGTGGGAAGGCCCTTCGATCCAGAGATGTTCGATCTGGAGGAGGCCAACCGCCTGCTGAGCAGGATAAAGTAG
- a CDS encoding MIP/aquaporin family protein — MSLAKRCVAELIGTAILVYFGAGAAAITLMISRGSSPPNPFNIGIGALGGLGDWFAIGMAFAIAIAGVIYALGRVSGAHINPAVTIALWATRRFPSSEVIPYIAAQLIGASLGSLLFAASAGSDAVIVGGLGATAPFPGISFGQAVLAEAIGTFLLMLVIMGVAVDERAPQGFAGLVIGLTVGGIITTTGNIAGSSLNPARTFGPYLIDHIMGGPVLWSHYPIYVIGPVLGALVAAFLYDMLAKE; from the coding sequence ATGTCCCTGGCTAAGAGATGTGTTGCTGAGCTCATCGGGACAGCGATTCTTGTCTACTTCGGCGCTGGAGCTGCTGCCATAACGCTCATGATCTCGAGGGGCTCCAGCCCGCCGAACCCCTTCAACATCGGGATCGGGGCTCTTGGTGGCCTCGGAGACTGGTTCGCAATAGGCATGGCGTTCGCCATAGCGATCGCAGGCGTCATATACGCTCTGGGGAGGGTCTCAGGGGCGCACATAAACCCGGCTGTGACTATAGCGCTCTGGGCCACCCGGAGGTTTCCGAGCAGCGAGGTGATTCCTTACATAGCGGCGCAGCTGATAGGCGCCTCTTTAGGATCCCTGCTCTTCGCAGCAAGCGCCGGATCTGATGCTGTGATTGTCGGCGGGCTCGGAGCGACAGCGCCGTTCCCCGGCATATCGTTCGGACAGGCTGTGCTCGCGGAGGCGATAGGGACGTTCCTGCTGATGCTCGTGATCATGGGGGTGGCTGTTGACGAGCGGGCGCCCCAGGGGTTCGCCGGGCTTGTGATAGGCCTGACAGTCGGTGGGATCATAACGACCACAGGTAACATCGCCGGCTCCTCACTGAACCCCGCCAGGACATTCGGCCCCTACCTGATAGACCACATCATGGGCGGCCCTGTGCTCTGGAGCCACTATCCGATATACGTCATAGGTCCGGTGCTCGGTGCCCTGGTGGCCGCGTTCCTCTACGATATGCTGGCAAAAGAATGA